The following DNA comes from Cervus elaphus chromosome 8, mCerEla1.1, whole genome shotgun sequence.
CTGTATGCAAGAGATCTGAAAGGTGTTCGTGAGGGAGAGACCACCCTCTGCAGCTCCTGTCCCTTCTGCTGTCAGAGGCGGTTGGGAGGAGGgggcatcttttctttttctgtttagtcAGCACAGATCTGGGAGACATGGAGTAGCTTTGGGGCCAATGGTCGTAGTGAGTTTCCCAAACCCCATCCTCCTGAGTGTGGCTTCCCGGACTGATGAgcctccccaggggtgcccctagAATCATTCCTGTAGGCCTATCCTAGAGCTCTTCCAACCATTTTTGTGACCTCACTGCCTGTATCTAAGCACTTTCTGTTCAAAATACGGTGTCCTCTCTGTGCCTAGGGAGTGGATCAGCAGCTTCTGCCTGGACAGGGCCTCAGCCGATGCTGGGTAAGCCAAGACTTCTCTGTGAGGTCTGGGAAATCATAGGATGTGCTCAGCTTCCATGAAGGGAGGAGGCTCTGCCTCCCACCAAGTTTCCTAAGTGGGAGAGTGTGTTCCCCAACCACAGAAAGAGCTTCAGATGCTGGGTTGTCAACAAGAATGACAAAGATCTCCAGTTATGAATAAAAAAAACCCTTTATTCAGTATTTTCCCCCAAGATTAGCAATGTGCCATGGCAGCGGTCTTTTATCTGAGAGGACATGATACAAAATAGCAAAAAGCTCAGGTTCTGCAGGAAGCACATAGGTTCTCCAACCCCTGGCGCCTGGCACACATTTTCTCTCCATCTTCGTGTGCCCGGGAAGGGAGGAAGCAAGGGCCCAGCTCAGCTCTGTCTCTGCAGAAAACGCAGGCCCACCTTCTTGTTGGGAACCAGAACGATGCGAGCCACACTCGTCACCTCCCCCGTCTCAGGGGCCAGGACAATCTCATACTGCTGGATCAGCTGGGAGGTAAAAGGCACAGGGGCGCTTAGAGTCTGTGGCCTCCATCCACCGCCCTCCTCGGCATGCCCCCACCTGTGCCTCCCTCCCCCATCAGCCCCCCTAGCCCACACACCCCTCCAGTCTCTCCCCACTCACCCTTGTCAGCAGCAGCTGCATCTCCAGCTCTGCAATCCTGCGGCCCAGGCAAGCCCGAACCCCATAGCCAAAGGGTACAGAGCCAAACGGATGCTGGGTTTTGAGGGCATCAGGCTGGTTCCTCCTCAGCCAACGCTGGGGCTGGAAGCTGTCAGGCTCAGGGTAGATGTCAGGGTCCCGGGAAACCACGTAGTGGCAGAGCACAAACTGGGTCTGCACATACAGGTTGGGGGGCGCATCACCACAGGTCTGTGAGGTCTCCCCGGGAACCCTGGCTCTCCAGCCCCACTCACATTCTTGGGAAAGAGGAAGCCACCAACTTCAATTTCCTTGTCCACCACAACCCGGGAGTTCACAGGGACCACAGGATAAAGACTGCAGGGAAAAGAAAGTACAGGTCTGCCTCTGGATCCAAGGAGGGTCAGAGTGGCCACCCTCCTGGCCACACCCCTCTGGTCCCCCAGTCCCCCTCTTCCCATCTCATCTCTGACCCCGGCCACAGTCcctcagcccccacttgccactCCTCTCTGAGCTCCCCTCCACACACAGACCCTTGTTCCCGGGGACAGTATCCTACCGCAGGGTCTCCTTAAGCACAGCTTTGAGCAGGGGCATGCGGGCCAAGTCCTTGTGCTGGGGCACCTGCCCAGCGGGCACCACGCCCACCACCTCCTTATGCAAGGCTGCCTGGATCTCTGGGTTCTTTGAAAGATGGTACAGGGCCCACGTCAGCGTGTTGGATGTCTGGGAAGTACAGTAAGAGATGAAGTGAGCAGGGATTTCTAGGGAAGAGGCTCAGTTAGATGGTGGCAAACACCATGCATGTTTGCAAAATGTGGGAGAGAAATTAAATTGCTTCAAGTATGGCAGGTCTTCCCtaagggctcagatggtaaaatatctgccagcaatgcaggggacccaggctcaatccctgggtcgggaagacccccggagaaggcaatggcaccccattccagcattctttcctggagaatcccatggacagaggagcctggtgggctacagtccacggggtcgcaaatagtcagagatgactgagcgactaacatttttacACAGCGGGATTAGACTCCAGGGTTTGTAGGACCCTCTCTCCAATGCTCAGTGTGGCTTCACGCAGGATAAGGACCGATATGATAGAGAATCACACTGTAACAGCATAGGAGACTAACGGAGAAACCCAACAGGACAAAAGCACACGAAAGAGGCCCTACTAACAAGGTGCTATGGGCAACCTCTTCCACTCTCTGCTTAGATGACAGCGTGAAGGAGGAGATTAGGTGTGAGATGAAACTTCCCAGCTGTCAGAGAGGCTCCAGGGAGTGAGCGAATCCCTCACACTCTTGGAACCACTCCTCGGCCACCTCCGCGAGGTTGAACGACCCCCATTTTCCTTCCAGCTCTAAATCCACATTACAGAAAGAGAAGCAGGTACCTGGAGGGACGAAGGTCAGGCTCAGGTGGAGGATAGTGGGGAACAGGCCCAGGATGAGAGCTGGGAGGCCCTGGCCTCCGTGCCCGCCCCTCTCACGCACCGTGTCTACTCCAGCCAAGAGCAGCTCGGGCAGGCTGCCCTCAGCCTCACGAGGACTGAGCTGTCCACTGGTCAGCAGGAAGTGCAGATAACCAGATATCTGGGTCTTCTCTGGATTCCCTGTCTTCAGCTGGGCCTCTATCTCCTCCAATTTCTGATCAATCAGCTTCTTTCCTACAGGGACAATGGAGAACCGGGAGGATGCAGTCAAAAGCCATGCTCTCCAAGTACTGAGGGAGAAAGTCCTGGGAGAGAGTACTGGGGGCTGTTACTACACTGACCCTCGGACCCATGCCCCCACTTCTTCCCCTGGACTCCTCACCAAAAGAGAAGATGGTGTTCCAGCCATCCAGGTACCGCTTCCAGAAGGGCAGCAGGGGACGAGTCCACTTGGGCAGGAAGGTGGCAAAGAGAGAGTTGTGGAACATGAGCCCGACAGATCTGACGAAGGTCTCGGTGTCCTTGGGGATGGAGCGCTCCAGGCAGCCAATACGTTTCTCAAAGAGGATGTAGGAAATAGCTGGAGGTGCATGGGGGCCATCATCAAGGGAGAGTACAGCCTACCCCTGACCCACGCCACCcggcccctctccccaccagaGTACCTTCCAAGGCAAAGAAGTAGAATTGGTGAGCAATGTCAGGCACGTGGTCCCCGGAGGCGCTCTCCGCCCGCCGCTGTTTCAGTTGAGCCATGAAGTCACTGATCACCTCATTCAGCGCATCCGTGTAGAGCGCAGCCTCGGCTGGCTTCAGCATCCGCTGGTTCAGAGTCTGGCGCAACCGGTACCACTGCTCTCCCATCCTGCAGACGATGGAAGAGTGACATCAATGTCAGTATCTGGTGGGGACTGGATTAGGTGATATCTTCCCACCCTGAGACCCTTATAGAGTTAAGGAAAATCTCAGACTCCTAGACCTAGAATTATGGAATCACAAACTCTCAAATGACAGAATCTTCAAATCACAAAACTTCAGAATTTCACTAACAGCATAAAGGAAGTAGTTGGTGGGCATCTGAACCAACCTGTgccctgctaagtcgcttcagttgtatccgactctttgcgaccctatggtctatagccagccaggctcctccagtccaagggattctccagacaagaatactggagtgggttgccatgtcctcctccaggggatcttccagacccaggggttgacccccgtctcttacgtctcctgcattggcaggcgggttctttaccactagtgccacctgggaagccctctgaaccAATCTGCCTAGGGTCAAATCATAGGTCAGATGATGTCGGCtgagtgaccttaggcaagtgactcaactcctctgtgcctcagtttcccttctgtaaaatgggaataacaagaGCGCCTATCTTAGTAGGATAATTATCATGCTTAGATTTGTGCCTGGCAAATGGGTGAATACTTAATGAATGTTGACTGTGATTATCTTAGTATGACACAACTCTATAATCTTCTGTATGTGAAATGAGCTATGAAGCTACAGTGGCTCTGGTCCCTCTGTGTCGAGGATGAGGGATAAAAGAAGAGCAACTGAGGGTTCTTGAGGTGCTCAGAGGACCTTTGTGCTCTGTTAGGCTCAAGGCGCCAAGGAGATGGAGAGAGCTATCTGTCTGATGCTCCAGGTCCTCTTGCCACAGCCATGCAGTAGGCAGTTGGGTCCTCACCCTGGTTAGACAGGGATGCTCATGTGGATGGACACACACTTCCCATTCAAGGGGCTTAATGTTCAGGGGCTACTCCCATCTTCAGCGGTCCCCCCAACCTGTTACCTTTCCTAAGCAAGCTGGGTAcaggtcaatttttaaaaag
Coding sequences within:
- the LOC122698676 gene encoding sterol 26-hydroxylase, mitochondrial, which encodes MNRMGALGSSRLRWALLGTRAALPGLGSYGARAKAAIPSALPAAQAAEAPGTGPGDRRLRSLDELSGPGQLRLLFQLLVQGYVLHLHQLQVLNKAKYGPIWINRVGPQMHVNLASAPLLEQVMRQEGKYPVRDDMKLWKEHRDQQGLSYGPFTTMGEQWYRLRQTLNQRMLKPAEAALYTDALNEVISDFMAQLKQRRAESASGDHVPDIAHQFYFFALEAISYILFEKRIGCLERSIPKDTETFVRSVGLMFHNSLFATFLPKWTRPLLPFWKRYLDGWNTIFSFGKKLIDQKLEEIEAQLKTGNPEKTQISGYLHFLLTSGQLSPREAEGSLPELLLAGVDTTSNTLTWALYHLSKNPEIQAALHKEVVGVVPAGQVPQHKDLARMPLLKAVLKETLRLYPVVPVNSRVVVDKEIEVGGFLFPKNTQFVLCHYVVSRDPDIYPEPDSFQPQRWLRRNQPDALKTQHPFGSVPFGYGVRACLGRRIAELEMQLLLTRLIQQYEIVLAPETGEVTSVARIVLVPNKKVGLRFLQRQS